In one Lolium rigidum isolate FL_2022 chromosome 3, APGP_CSIRO_Lrig_0.1, whole genome shotgun sequence genomic region, the following are encoded:
- the LOC124696239 gene encoding serine/threonine-protein kinase PCRK1-like — MWCLPRYFHRGVPKDEQGNDHTDPIPTSSTAYSARSMSTATSSTVPSGSDHTGSISVSDMSAESMQRSQQYPSFSDRPANLRVFTFSELRNATRNLNRALLVGEGGFGCVYRGNLKIAASPEEEAATVEVAVKHLNRNGLQGHKEWLTEVNVLGIVDHPNLVKLIGYCAQDDERGAQRLLVYEYMPNRSVDDHLSGRAIGTTLSWPMRLKVALDAARGLKYLHEDLDFQIIFRDLKTSNILLDENWNAKLSDFGMARQGPTDDLTHVSTAVVGTLGYAAPEYLHTGRLNAKSDIWSYGVLLYELVTGRRPIDTHRPRSEQKLLEWVKPYISDTNRLRMIVDPRLEGHYNIKSVAKLVTVANRCLSRMPKARPRMGEVLDMVQKVVDVDAAAAGSAALPPLHYYSSSSSREEEGDSKLKRENKRGFHGYRWPAGRGKAP; from the exons ATGTGGTGCCTGCCGCGTTACTTCCACCGAGGTGTGCCCAAGGATGAACAGGGGAATGATCACACCGATCCCATCCCCACGTCCTCGACCGCCTACTCGGCGCGGTCCATGAGCACCGCCACGTCGTCGACCGTCCCGTCCGGCTCCGACCACACCGGTTCCATCAGCGTCTCCGACATGAGCGCCGAGTCGATGCAGCGCTCGCAGCAGTACCCGAGCTTCTCAGACAGGCCCGCAAACCTCAGGGTCTTCACCTTCTCCGAGCTGAGGAACGCCACCCGCAACCTGAACCGCGCGCTCCTGGTCGGCGAGGGCGGCTTCGGGTGCGTGTACCGGGGCAACCTCAAGATCGCCGCCTCTCCCGAGGAAGAAGCCGCCACCGTTGAGGTTGCTGTGAAGCACCTCAACCGGAATGGGCTTCAG GGGCACAAGGAGTGGTTGACAGAGGTGAACGTTCTCGGCATCGTGGATCATCCCAACCTAGTGAAGTTGATTGGGTATTGTGCTCAGGACGATGAGCGAGGAGCACAGAGGCTTCTTGTGTATGAGTATATGCCTAACCGAAGCGTGGATGATCACTTGTCGGGCCGAGCAATCGGAACAACGCTGTCATGGCCTATGCGGCTCAAGGTAGCTCTCGACGCCGCCAGGGGGCTCAAGTACCTGCATGAAGACCTGGATTTCCAG ATAATTTTCCGTGACCTCAAGACATCAAACATTCTGCTGGATGAAAATTGGAATGCAAAACTGTCTGACTTTGGCATGGCTAGGCAAGGCCCAACGGATGACCTCACACACGTCTCGACAGCG GTGGTTGGCACCCTAGGGTACGCGGCACCGGAGTACCTCCACACGGGGCGGCTGAACGCCAAGAGCGACATCTGGAGCTACGGCGTGCTGCTCTACGAGCTCGTCACCGGGCGTCGGCCCATCGACACCCACCGGCCCCGGAGCGAGCAGAAGCTCCTGGAATGGGTGAAGCCGTACATCTCTGACACCAATAGACTAAGGATGATCGTGGACCCGAGGCTGGAGGGGCACTACAACATCAAGTCGGTGGCAAAGCTGGTCACCGTCGCGAACCGCTGCCTTTCCAGAATGCCCAAGGCGCGTCCCAGGATGGGCGAGGTCCTGGACATGGTGCAGAAGGTTGTCGACGTCGATGCCGCCGCTGCCGGTTCTGCTGCTCTGCCGCCGCTTCACTactacagcagcagcagcagcagagagGAGGAAGGTGACTCCAAGTTGAAGCGGGAGAATAAGAGAGGGTTCCATGGTTACCGTTGGCCAGCTGGAAGAGGAAAAGCTCCCTAA